The following proteins are encoded in a genomic region of Acipenser ruthenus chromosome 4, fAciRut3.2 maternal haplotype, whole genome shotgun sequence:
- the LOC117400749 gene encoding von Willebrand factor D and EGF domain-containing protein isoform X2, protein MEVSHSCLKSGRIWLILAALALFLVICDARSKASRGVAVPFVFDPKAFCDPPCQHAGLCIRNSTCFCSKGYEGELCQYANCYPKCKNGGECLRPGKCRCLPGYGGKYCHKAICPQGCRNGGSCVAPGICSCPEGWVGGACHKAICRHPCLNGGKCVAPNVCRCRGPYSGAQCREKKVH, encoded by the exons ATGGAAGTGTCTCACAGCTGCTTGAAATCAGGAAGGATCTGGCTGATTTTGGCTGCTTTAGCCTTATTCCTGGTTATCTGTGATGCAAGATCGAAGGCTTCCAGAGGGGTAGCGGTTCCTTTTGTCTTTGATCCGAAGGCATTTTGTGACCCTCCATGTCAGCATGCAGGGCTCTGCATCAGGAACAGCACCTGCTTCTGCTCCAAAGGCTATGAGGGGGAACTATGCCAATATG CTAACTGTTATCCAAAGTGTAAAAATGGGGGAGAGTGTCTCCGGCCTGGAAAATGCAGATGTCTACCGGGATATGGAGGAAAATACTGTCATAAAg CAATCTGTCCTCAGGGATGCAGAAATGGTGGAAGTTGTGTTGCACCTGGTATCTGTAGCTGTCCAGAAGGATGGGTGGGAGGAGCGTGTCATAAAG CTATTTGCCGACATCCTTGTCTAAATGGAGGAAAGTGTGTTGCTCCAAATGTCTGTAGGTGCCGCGGCCCTTATTCTGGAGCACAGTGCAGAGAGAAGAAGGTACACTGA
- the LOC117400749 gene encoding von Willebrand factor D and EGF domain-containing protein isoform X1 yields MEVSHSCLKSGRIWLILAALALFLVICDARSKASRGVAVPFVFDPKAFCDPPCQHAGLCIRNSTCFCSKGYEGELCQYANCYPKCKNGGECLRPGKCRCLPGYGGKYCHKVSCEGGCWNGGECISVNSIVKCLCPSSWTGSKCQEAICPQGCRNGGSCVAPGICSCPEGWVGGACHKAICRHPCLNGGKCVAPNVCRCRGPYSGAQCREKKVH; encoded by the exons ATGGAAGTGTCTCACAGCTGCTTGAAATCAGGAAGGATCTGGCTGATTTTGGCTGCTTTAGCCTTATTCCTGGTTATCTGTGATGCAAGATCGAAGGCTTCCAGAGGGGTAGCGGTTCCTTTTGTCTTTGATCCGAAGGCATTTTGTGACCCTCCATGTCAGCATGCAGGGCTCTGCATCAGGAACAGCACCTGCTTCTGCTCCAAAGGCTATGAGGGGGAACTATGCCAATATG CTAACTGTTATCCAAAGTGTAAAAATGGGGGAGAGTGTCTCCGGCCTGGAAAATGCAGATGTCTACCGGGATATGGAGGAAAATACTGTCATAAAg tCTCTTGTGAGGGCGGGTGTTGGAATGGGGGTGAATGCATCTCTGTGAACAGCATTGTGAAGTGTCTTTGTCCCTCTAGCTGGACAGGCTCAAAATGTCAAGAAG CAATCTGTCCTCAGGGATGCAGAAATGGTGGAAGTTGTGTTGCACCTGGTATCTGTAGCTGTCCAGAAGGATGGGTGGGAGGAGCGTGTCATAAAG CTATTTGCCGACATCCTTGTCTAAATGGAGGAAAGTGTGTTGCTCCAAATGTCTGTAGGTGCCGCGGCCCTTATTCTGGAGCACAGTGCAGAGAGAAGAAGGTACACTGA